In Pyrus communis chromosome 15, drPyrComm1.1, whole genome shotgun sequence, the genomic stretch TACTTGAGTTTTtagcactattctaaaaatttcaaactGACGCCGCCTAGACGCTAGACAGTTGGCCACCGCCCCTATTAATGcctagacgtttgaaaattaagaaagggtgtCTATACCTACTGTGGCGCCCGCCTAGCCCGCCCAGATCCACCTAgtttgcaactcacttagacagaaaataaataactttaattttgcttttttttttaaaattaattgtaagagatttgttgaatacttaaatgaacgtATATTATATGCTTATTCctcatatttttattatgttccaatatttcataatatatatatatatatatatatatatcattctattttatagtttatgattaaattatatatattttaattataaacggacacttatttatataaaatataatatatttacttaaatccgcttaATCTGCCTAGGCACTAGGCTAACTGAGTTGTGAGAAAAAATTAAGAACTGAAACTTACACATctaaattgaatttaaaaatattaaatataccaaatagattaaaataaacttttaaTTGGACAAATTAATGATAAAATTACCAACAGCGGAGAAATTGGCACAAATTGAAAGTTTTAAGTAAGatcaaaactaaattaaaagtGTGTGTTTATTATTGTAAACCAAATTCAGGAAGAAAAAGCCATATAAGAGAACAAGCAATGGGGCCTTCCTGCGACTTCGCGCGACTACATAAAGAGTTCCCGTGCGACCTTATATATAACTCGCTAGGGCTTTTGGTACTTATCATTTCAAATCACCGGCTAGAAATCACGCTGGCCCACCCTCCCCTTTCAATCCAACCGTTCGTTCCATAGCCCTTGTTCTGATGCATCACATTTTCAAAAATCGAGCAACCTAGAGGAGGCTACACATCCGGTTCTTCTCACTACTTCTGTTCTACTCCAGTGCTGCCGGTTCAGAGTCTTAAAACCCTCGACGCCGAAACCAGTTATTTTGGGCGGGATCCAGAGTCTTCGATTCTCCGTTCACCGTCTCCATCTTCGCTTTCTCTTCTGTAAGATCAGGTAGTTTCTCAATCACGGTTTCCGTTTCGTAAGATTTTGAGGTTTAGGGTTTTACCAGACTTGAGATTTTATTTCCTTCAACTTTCctctcttctctcatttcctTGTGATTTGCGTGTTCGGATTGTTTGTTGCCGTAttattttactttgttttgtAAAATCTCACAGATTTTCTTCAGGCGAAGTCGTTTCATATCTCGATTCCATGGCGGTATGCAAATGTTTAGAGTTTGATTtttgacattttatttttcagatttcctttttttttgtttgatttgatttgattgacGAATGCGATAGGTGGAAAGAATTTTCAAAGATGAAGCTAGTGAGGAGAAAGGAGAGCGTGCAAGACTGGTGAGTTTTCTGCACTGTGCTTTGAACGTGTGTTTGTAGTAAACAAATGTTATTTATGTTAGGGTTGACAGTTCATTTGCCtattgaaattgattttatgCTTATGATGGAACGATTTAGTTTCCCGAAAGGCAACGTTTGTAACAAAATAGTAGAAATAAAATGTTGTTGGTTAATATTCTGGAGTTGAATCACAGCATTCGTTCAAATGCTGTGATTTTTCGGTTTTGACAAAATGTTTTCCAAACTTTTTTTTGGAGGAATTAGTGTggattttgtataaaaattgAGGTGTTCAAATAATCTTTCATTTGCAATAATTAATTGTGTTCGCAAGGCTTTCTGGAATTTGTGACCGTTCCAGATTATATTGGAAATTTTTTGGTGTATAATAGTGTAGGGCGGTGTATGTTAGGGGATTTTAATCTCTTTTTGTCTATTCACATGTCAAATCAATATGGCTAGCTAAAATTTGACGTATCCCTCATGCTTACTACTTATCTATATTTTGTATTGTTTAAGGCTTCATTTGTGGGTGCAATGGCAATTGCTGACTTGGTAAAGACGACCTTGGGACCAAAGGGAATGGTTAGTGTCTCTTACTCTGTTGCCAAACGAATAGACACTTGTGTGTATACAATGGTTTCCTACTTGTGTTAATCACTTTCTTATTAATGTATTTGGACAGGATAAAATTCTTCAATCAACAGGAAGAGGTCATGAGGTTACTGTTACTAATGATGGGGCCACCATCTTAAAGTCCCTGCATATTGACAATGCAGCTGCCAAAGTTCTTGTCGGTATCCTTGCAATTGCATTTTGAATTTGTGACTGTTGTTCACACTGATTGTTACAGGTTGTGGACATGTTTTTCCATTTTAGCTATCATTTTACGTATATGTAGACCGATTTGGTCAAAACTGTTGTTGGCAAGTTCTCTGTGATCTTCAACGACTGAAAGTGTATGGGAGGCGTAGAGATGGATCTTGCTCACATTTTGCGATGATCCTTAATACAAGAGTCAGATATTTCAAAAGTTCAAGATGATGAAGTTGGTGATGGGACAACTTCGGTTGTTGTTTTGGCGGGGGAACTCTTAAGGGAGGCTGAAAAGCTGGTTGCATCAAAGATTCACCCAATGACAATCATTTCAGGTTTGTCAGAAGTTTCTGCAAACACCTCTCACTAGTTTTGTTGCTCTGTTCTGTTGTTGTTTATGTGGTACCATGTGACTTTAGAGTTAGTAATGCTGTAAGTTTGATTGTTTAGGTTATCGGATGGCAGCTGAATGTGCTCGTGATGCTTTATTGCATAAGGTTGTGGATAACAAGGCTGATTCTGGTATTCACTACTGactattattttgaatttaattgcTTTATTTTGACTTCAGTTGCTTCTGTACCGTTCATCAATTATATGACTTTAGGGATCAACATTCATTTAGTAGCTATTGATATGAGTTATTCTAGTCACATGATGTTCAGTTAATGAATTTGATGGGCTTGATCATTATGCATGCTGCTTTCTGAGGTTGGAGCTTTTGAATGGATTAGCTATGCTTTCATTATCTTTGCCTTGCACAACTGTAACTAAATGAAGGAGGCATCACTGAATTTTGCAGAGAAATTTAAGTCAGACCTAATGAAGATCGCAATGACTACTTTGAGCTCCAAAATTCTTTCTCAGGATAAGGAACATTTTGCACAGCTAGCAGTTGATGCTGTGATGCGCCTAAAGGTGATTGTAACTTAACGTTTGGTAGTTAACGTTCAATGTGAGTGTTGaaaacatttctttttctttagtcTTCATGTTTTTTCTCAAGCTGTTTGCAATGGCAGGGGAGCACCAACTTAGAGGCCATCCAAATTATAAAGAAGCCCGGTGGATCACTTATAGACTCATTTTTAGATGAAGGgtaagaaagaaaatgaacttTTGAGCTTATGTTATTTTTACTTCCAATCTCGTCAATTTTGGAAATTCTATTATGCAGTGTTGGAGATTTCTGTTCTTTGTCATCAATTATCTGAATAGCTGATATGGGCTgtaaatttctttttgttttttttttttggttatgcaTGTTGATTTCTTATTTACTCTTGCATGACCTCTTCCATACTTCTGTTTTTATTGTTCAGATTTATTCTTGACAAGAAAATAGGTCTTGGTCAGCCGAAGCGCATAGAGAATGCAAACATTTTGGTTGCAAATACAGCAATGGACACAGACAAAGTGAAGATTTATGGGGCACGTGTTCGTGTTGACTCAATGGCGAAAGTTGCTGAAATTGAAGGGGCTGAGAAAgataaaatgagagaaaaagttCAGAAGATCATAGGTCATGGAATTAACTGTTTTGTTAACAGACAGTTGATCTACAATTTCCCAGAAGAACTCTTTGCAGATGCTGGAATACTTGCAATTGAGCATGCTGATTTTGATGGCATTGAGCGTTTGGCCTTAGTTACTGGTGGTGAAATTGCATCAACCTTTGATAACCCAGAGTCCGTTAAGCTTGGGCACTGCAAGCTGATTGAGGAAATTATGATTGGTGAGGACAAGTTGA encodes the following:
- the LOC137717484 gene encoding T-complex protein 1 subunit beta translates to MAVERIFKDEASEEKGERARLASFVGAMAIADLVKTTLGPKGMDKILQSTGRGHEVTVTNDGATILKSLHIDNAAAKVLVDISKVQDDEVGDGTTSVVVLAGELLREAEKLVASKIHPMTIISGYRMAAECARDALLHKVVDNKADSEKFKSDLMKIAMTTLSSKILSQDKEHFAQLAVDAVMRLKGSTNLEAIQIIKKPGGSLIDSFLDEGFILDKKIGLGQPKRIENANILVANTAMDTDKVKIYGARVRVDSMAKVAEIEGAEKDKMREKVQKIIGHGINCFVNRQLIYNFPEELFADAGILAIEHADFDGIERLALVTGGEIASTFDNPESVKLGHCKLIEEIMIGEDKLIHFSGVELGQACTIVLRGASHHVLDEAERSLHDALCVLSQTVNDSRVLLGGGWPEMIMAKEVDELARKTPGKKSHAIEAFSRALLAIPTIIADNAGLDSAELIAKLRAEHQKEGCTSGIDVISGTVGDMAERGISEAFKVKQAVLLSATEAAEMILRVDEIITCAPRKREDRM